In the genome of Populus nigra chromosome 9, ddPopNigr1.1, whole genome shotgun sequence, one region contains:
- the LOC133703948 gene encoding large ribosomal subunit protein uL6 — protein MKTILSSETMDIPDGVKIKINARIIEVEGPRGKLTRNFKHLNLDFQLIKDEEGKRKLKIDAWFGSRKTSAAIRTALSHVENLITGVTKGYRYKMRFVYAHFPINASITNSNAAIEIRNFLGEKKVRKVDMLEGVSIVRSEKVKDELVLDGNDIELVSRSAALINQKCHVKNKDIRKFLDGIYVSEKGTVVEEE, from the exons ATGAAGACCATCCTCTCTTCTGAAACGATGGATATCCCAGATGGGGTTAAGATTAAGATCAATGCCAGAATCATCGAAGTCGAAGGCCCAAGAGGAAAGCTTACAAGGAACTTCAAGCACTTGAATCTTGATTTTCAGTTGATCAAAGACGAGGAAGGGAAGAGAAAGCTCAAGATCGATGCCTGGTTTGGGTCAAGAAAGACCAGTGCTGCTATCAGGACAGCCCTTAGCCATGTCGAGAACTTGATTACTGGGGTTACTAAGGGCTACAGATACAAGATGAGGTTTGTGTATGCTCACTTTCCCATCAATGCCTCCATCACCAACAGCAATGCTGCCATCGAGATCAGGAACTTTCTTGGCGAGAAGAAG GTGAGGAAGGTTGACATGTTGGAAGGCGTGTCTATTGTTCGGTCTGAAAAGGTTAAGGATGAACTCGTCCTAGATGGCAACGACATTGAACTTGTCTCCCGGTCTGCTGCTTTGATTAATCAG AAATGTCATGTGAAGAACAAGGATATCCGCAAATTTCTTGATGGGATCTATGTGAGTGAGAAGGGAACTGTAGTTGAGGAAGAGTGA
- the LOC133703074 gene encoding RING-H2 finger protein ATL79-like → MKTGWGISDRQRKLWNPLMPINSLQSELPRNLSLSHSVELINLSQDTSITGKNQESHITKNTRKFSSPKMRPASLETAAAADINHLSPPPPLPSRPPSCDPQVHSCKWWPYSNSNDAGANTATILMILLCALICALAFNTAIRWFLRSDNDSSSDHLRELEEQRKPNKESDMASLVLATTQVYYAGMKLAGAEADCAICLSEFVEGEGIRVLGRCNHGFHFHCVEKWLASHSSCPTCRCSCLASSLSSPEPANCCARNGLDNNSSQSAEPERAPANLSANENIPV, encoded by the coding sequence atgaaaactGGCTGGGGAATATCCGATCGTCAGAGAAAGTTGTGGAATCCCTTGATGCCTATAAATTCACTTCAGTCTGAACTTCCACGCAATCTTTCTCTTTCTCACTCTGTGGAGCTGATAAACCTATCTCAGGACACGAGCATAACCGGCAAGAACCAAGAATCGCACATtacaaaaaacacaagaaagttttcAAGTCCCAAAATGAGACCAGCATCATTagaaacagcagcagcagcagacaTCAACCATCTatccccaccaccaccactcccTTCTAGACCTCCATCATGTGACCCTCAAGTTCACAGCTGCAAATGGTGGCCTTACTCAAACTCAAATGATGCTGGAGCTAACACAGCTACGATCCTCATGATTCTCCTCTGTGCACTCATTTGTGCACTGGCTTTTAATACAGCCATTCGTTGGTTCTTGCGAAGCGACAATGATAGCTCATCGGACCACCTTCGCGAACTCGAGGAGCAGAGGAAACCCAACAAGGAGTCAGACATGGCATCACTAGTACTGGCTACAACACAGGTGTATTATGCTGGAATGAAGCTTGCTGGGGCGGAGGCTGATTGCGCAATTTGCTTGTCAGAATTCGTGGAAGGCGAGGGGATTCGGGTGTTAGGGAGATGTAACCATGGATTCCATTTCCACTGTGTAGAAAAGTGGTTGGCTAGTCATTCTTCCTGTCCTACTTGCCGCTGTAGTTGTCTTGCTTCCTCCCTTTCCTCACCAGAACCTGCCAATTGCTGCGCAAGGAATGGCCTCGACAACAACTCTTCTCAATCAGCAGAACCTGAAAGAGCTCCAGCCAATCTCAGTGCTAATGAAAACATACCCGTGTAG